The Natrinema sp. DC36 genome includes the window TCGTGATGCGGGCGTCGCGGTAGTAGCGCTCGGCGGGGTAGTCCGTGACGTAGCCCGAGCCGCCGTGGACCTGAATGCCCTCGTCGGCGACTTCGACCGAAATCTCGCTCGCGAAGTACTTCGCCATGCTCGAGTACTGCGCGGCGATATCCTGATTGTTCTTCTCGACCTGCGAGGCGGCGCGGTAGGTCAGCGAGCGGGCGGCCTCGACTTTGGTGGCCATCTCGGCGATCTTGTGCTGGATGGCCTGGAACTCGGAGATCTTCTGGTCGAACTGCTCGCGCTCGTTGGCGTACTCGATGGCGGCGTCGAGCGCACCCTGGGCGGCACCGACTGCCTGGGCGGCGACGTTCGTCCGGCCGGCGGCGAAGAACTCCATCAGCTGGTAGAAGCCCTTGTCGACTTCGCCGATGACGTTCTCCTCGGGAATGCGAACGTCGTCGATGATGACTTCGGCGAGGTCCGACGCACGGATACCGAGTTTGTTGTCGATCTTCTCGGTCTTGATGCCGTCCCAGCCCATGTCGACGAGGAAGGCGGTGATGCCGCGGTGGCCCTCGCCGGGGTTCGTCTTGGCCATGAGGACGCCGACGTCGGCGACGGTCCCGTTGGTGATCCACATCTTGTTGCCGTTGGCGACGTACTCGTCACCGTCCTTCTCGGCGACGGTCTCCATTCCGGCGACGTTCGAGCCGTGTGCGGGCTCGGAGATCATCGACACCGACGCGCTCTCGCCGTTCGCGATCTTGGGCAGCCACTCCTCTTTCATCCACTCGTCGCCGAACTCGATGATCATGTTCGCCCCGAAGCCGGCGCTACCGATGGCCGAACCGATTCCCGGGTCGGCACGCCAGAGTTCCTCGGTGACGATGGTACTGGCGATCTTGTCCATCCCGGCACCGCCGTACTCGAGCGGAATACTCGGTGCGACGAAGTCGTACTCGGCGGCCTTCTTGCGGAGTTCCTCGGGGTACTTCCCCTCTTGGTCGTGTTCCTCGGCGACCGGTACCATCTCGTTTTCGCCGAACTCGCGGACGGCCTCGCGAATCGCGTTGTGTTCGTCGGACAGCGTGAATGCCATACGTCACCGCTCGTGTGCTGGTACCAAAATAGCTTCGATATATTCAACAGTTGCAAGGTATCGCCGACGACGTTCTAACGTTGTTAAGGACGTTCCGAACCCTCGCTCGTCCCGAGCTGAATAACAGATTCCGTCGCGAACCGCCCGCGGGCCGCTTGTGAGCCGGCTACGACTCGTCGCGGAGCTCGAACTTCTGGACCTTGCCGGTCGTCGTCCGAGGGAGTTCCTCGACGAACTCCACTTCGCGGGGGTGTTTGTACGCCGCGAGGTTGGTCAGACAGTACTGCGTGATGTCCTCGGGCGTGGCCTCGGCGTCGGGCGTCGGCACGACGAACGCTTTCACGGTCTCGCCGCGGCGGTCGTCCGGTACCCCGACGACGGCGGCATCGGCAACGTCCTCGTGTTCGAAGAGCAACTCCTCGACTTCGCGCGGGTAGACGTTGTAGCCGCCGGTGACGATCATGTGCTTCTCGCGGTCGACGACGTAGAAGAAGTCGTCCTCGTCCCAGTAGCCGATGTCGCCGGTGTGGAACCAGCGCTTGCCGTCCTCGTCGGTAAAGGCCTCCTCGTTGGCTTCGGGCAGGCCGTAGTACTCCTTCATCACGTTAGGGCCGTGGATGACGAGCTCGCCCGTGATCTCGTGGAGATCGGCCTCCTCCTCGTCGATCGGCCCTTCTTCGACGCGCGGGACTTCTTCGAACTCCTCGGTGACGATTTTCGATTCGACACCCTCGAGCGGCCGGCCGATACTCCCCTTCCGGCGAGCGTCCCCGCGGTTGGCGTGGGTGACCGGGCTCGTCTCGGTCAGCCCGTACCCCTCGTAGAGCTCGACGCCCCACAGGTCCTCGAAGCGCTCTAGGACCTCGATCGGCAGGCTCGAGCCGCCGGAGTTGACGAAGCGAAGCGCCTCAAATTCGTAGCTCTCGGCGTCGGGCTGGTTGATCATGTCGTTGAACATCGCCGGCACGCCGAACATGATCGTGATGCGTTCCTCCTCGAGGAGGTCCATCACGGTCGGGGCGTCCCACTCGGAGACGGGGTAGTAGGTGCCGCCGCTGTACATCGTGCCGTTCATGACGACGGACATGCCGTAGATGTGAAACAGGGGCAGGGTGCCGACGAGCCGGTCGGCGGCCTGGAACCCGCCCGGCGGGACGTCCGCGTTCGCTCGCGTCGTCCAGCCGATGTTGTGATGCGTGAGGAGGACGCCCTTCGGCGTGCCGGTCGTGCCGGACGTGTAGGGCTGGACCGCAACGTCGTCGTCCGCGCGGTCGACGATATCCTTCGTCTCGTCGGCGAGGAAGTCGTCGAACTCGGTGGCTCCCTCGACGTCCGCACCCACGCTGATCACCTGTTCGACCTCGGTGTCGTCCCGTACCTCGAGGACGTTCGGAACGAGATCGGCCAGCGCGACGACCGCTTTGGCCCCGCTGTCGCCGAGCATGTGGCTGATCTCTCGAGCCTTGTACTGGGGATTCATCGGGACGATGATCCCGCCGGCGCGCAGGGTGCCGTAGAAGGCCGTGACGAACTGCGGCAGGTTCGGCAGGTAGATTCCGACGCGGTCTCCCTCGCCAATTCCGCGATCCTCGAGGGCCTGCGCGAACTGGCCGGCTCGCTCCCAGAACTCCTCGTAGGTCAGTTCCGTCCCCTCATACGCGATCGCGGCCGAGTCCGACTGTTCCTCGACGGTCTCGGCGACGTCCGTCACGAGATTTGTCATACCCTGCGTATGGTTGTCAGGGGGATTCAAAAGGATTGTTACTCGCCAGCCCGATTTACTTCGGTTGTTCGGGAAACGGATTGCGACGCCCCGTCGATGGGGACGTCGTCAGTCCAGCGTCGCGTCGACGCCGGAGTCGCTGCCGGTATCGCCGGGCAAGTCGTAGCCGACGACGAAGCGGGCGTGCAACAGCGTAGCGACGATGGCCGCCGCAGCGACGACCTGGACGGCGGCGTGGGCGATCGAGCCGAACATCGCGACCATTGCGGCGACGACGTAGAGCCCGCGGACCGGCGCGGAGAGATCGCGCGCGCCGTCGAACCCGACCGCCGCGACGATCAGGGCGACGGTGCCGGCCAGCACGACGGGGAACGCGAGCAGCGTCTCGCTCGACCAGTAGATCAGACTCTCGTTCGCGATGAACGCGTAAGGGATAACGAACCCGGGCGCACCGAGCCGGAGCGCCTGCTTACACGACTGGAGGAAGCTCGCGTCCGCGATGCGCGCGCCGATCGCGACCGAGATCGCGACTGGTGGCGTGATCGCCGACAGCATCGCGAAATAAAACACGAACATGTGCGTCGCGATATCTGGGGTCCCCAGTTCGGTGATCGGTTTCGCGACCAGGATGGCCACGAGGATGTACGCCGCGGGCGTCGGCATCCCAAGCCCGAACAGGATGCTCGCGATCATCGCGAGGAATAACACGACGAACAGTCCCCCGCCGAATCCGAGCAGACTCACGTCGCCGAGTCCGACGATCGACGTCGCGACGCGCGCGGTCAGCCCGCTCCCCTCGAGCAGTTCGACGATTATTCCCATGGCTGCGAGGACGCCGACCAGCGGTGCCATATCGACGCCGCCCTGCTTGAATCCATCGAGGGTCTGTTTCGTTGTCGCGACGAGGTTCTCGAGTAGGTCGTCGCCCCGTATTTCCCGTCCGAAGATACTGGCCGTCACTTCGTCGGAGCCGACGCCGACGACGCCGACGACGACGTTCCGAACGAACATCACGCCGATAATTGCGAAGATAGTGTTCATCCCCGACGACAGCGGTGTGTACCGCAGATAGATGAGCGTATACAGGAGGACGCCCATCGGTACCGCGAAGTGGATCCCCTTGAGCAGGAGCCGCCACTTGAACGACGAGAGGTCGCTCGAGATCCAGCCGAACTTGAGGATCGTGAAGTGGATGGCGAGACAGACGCTGAAGTAGAACAGCGCTGCCGGAATGACGCCCGCCTGGACGATATCCAGATACGGGACCTGAATGATGTCGGCCATTAGGAACGCGGCGACGCCCATCACCGGCGGCAGCATCTGGCCGCCTGCGGAGGCGACCGCCTCGATTGAGGCGGCGACGTCGTCGTCGACGCCCTGGTCCTTGATCATTGGGATGGTGAAGCTGCCGGTCGTCGCGGTGTTGGCCGCCGCACTGCCGGTGATCGAACCCATGATCATGCTCGAGATGACGGCGATCTGGACGACGCCGGTCCGGAGGCTCCGTCCGAGTTCCGTCCCGACCTCGCGGACGAACTCCATCAGCCCGAACGCCTTCGCGATCCCGGCGAACATGATGAAGATCGCGACCCACGTCGAGCCGATCCCCATCATCGTTCCATCGTAGACGCCGCTGAGTCCGATCGCGCCGTTCTCGGCGATCTGCTCCCAGCTCTGCCCTGAGTGCTCGAAGACGCCGAACAGTCGCGAGCCGACCGCGGAGTGGGCGTACGCGATCGCCGCGACGGCGACGGCTGCGATCGACGTCCCGAACGCCCGGCGAGTCGTATCGATCGCCAGCGCGATCAGTATCACGCCGACGACGTGGTCGGTGGTGGTGTAGCCGAGGATGTACGCGTCCTCGTCGAGCCGAGTAAAGTTCGTGTAAACGTAGTACATCGTGAGCAGCGCCGCGATGGCGAACGCGAGCGCAACGTACGGATCGATCCTCGACCACGTGCGCCGCGCCCGCTCGAGCGCGCTCCCGGAGGCTTCCTCGGTTGTCGACGAGGACGCTGCCCCGTCGATACCGAATTCGTCGCTCTCGCCGGCGAACTCCTTGCGGGCATAGTCGAGATAATACAGCCCGAGCCCGAGCCCGAGGAAGAGGATCATATACAGCTTGTCCCGCTTCACCCAGCCGGGTTCGGGGACGAGCCCACTGAGGGGCCACCCTCCCACGAGAGACACGGCGTACGTGACGGTGTACAGCGTCAGGGAGAACCCCAACGCGTAGACGACGAACCCGAGGGCTATCTCGGGAAGGTCGCGGTCGGAATATGTTCCGGACATCGGTTTCGTTAGTTACCGCCGTCGGCGATGAAGAACCACGGCAGGTCGTAGAAGTGGACGATCTGTGCCATATCGAAGCCGAGTTCGCTGTAGTTACCGGCGTCTTCCTGCACCTGCTGTGCCGACCAGTTCTGGATGTACACCATCTCGGCGTCCTCCTGGTCGAGCGCACCGAGGTTCGCCTCGGTGCCCTGACTCGTCTGTGCCTCGACGAACAGATCGTCGGTCCCTTCATTGACGGCGCTTGCCATCCCCTGATTCGCGGCGTAGGCCGTCGTCGTCGATGTCGACGTCCGCATCCGGACGTCCGTGTCGCCGGTCGCACCGCCGCTCGTACTGCCGCCGGCGCGCTCGAACTCGTCGCTCCAGACGCCGATCTCTTCGTAGAAGTCGGCCGCGGCGTCGTGGAAGGGGACGCCGTCGTACATGTTCTTGACCCAGAACTCGTCGTCCTCGTAGGTTCCCAGCAGGCCGTGGTACTCCGCTAGCTCCTGTTGCTGTTCGTACATCGTCTCGAGGAACGTATATACCGTGTCGTACTCGAGGTCGGCCCGAGAGACGAAGTTGTACGCGAAGGTCGGCGCGGGAACCTCGTCGGGAGCGTCGACGTTGTCGATCTGACCTGTCTCAGCCGGCCGGATCAGCAGTCGATCGTCGTCGTTCCAGGCCTGCTCGGTCTCGTCGGTCACGTCGAGGACGCGGAGGTTGTCGACGGTACTCGCGGTCTGCTGGAGCCAGCTGGGCGTGATCGAGAAGTTCATCAGCGTCCCGACGCCGACGTTGAGCTGGTTCTCGTTGATCGCGTTGCCCTGTTCGCCGTAACTGGTACTCACGCGGTCGTAGCCGTCGGTCGCGTGATCGAGCGCTCGCTCGAGTGCCGGGGCGGTCCCGGAGCCGCTCGGCGTCGGTGACACCGACGTGTTCTCGGTGATGTCTGACAGGGTCTCGAGGTTCTGATTGCTGCCGCCGCTCGTCTCGCCGCCGATACAACCGGCGATCGCCGCGAGAGAACCGACGCCTGCTGTCGCGAGAATCGATCGTCGAGTGGTACGCCTGTCCGTGGACTTGTCTCTCTTCGCCATGCCAAACATCTTCATAGTTACCTATTATAATCCTTCCGCAATCTGCCGAAATTGCATTCTATTATACAATATTCCAACATGAACGGCCGGGAGAAACGACTCGAAGCGATCGGTGCGGACGACACCCTCTTTTCGGGCGATCGACAGCGAGTGGTCGAAACCGGCCGTCCGCTTCTGCCTCGGCGGCCGCTCATGTGACACCCCGTATCGCAATACCTATTGTGCCATTCCCATAGGTCTAATGTATGCTGGATTTCGTTCAGCTCGAGGAGGACCTCGACCAAGAAGAGCGGATGATCCGGGACACGGCCCGAGAGTTCGTCGAAGAGCACGTCAAACCCGATATCGGGGAGCACTTCGAGAACGGGACGTTCCCGAAAGAGCTCATAACGAAGATGGGCGAACTCGGCTTCTACG containing:
- a CDS encoding TRAP transporter fused permease subunit, which produces MSGTYSDRDLPEIALGFVVYALGFSLTLYTVTYAVSLVGGWPLSGLVPEPGWVKRDKLYMILFLGLGLGLYYLDYARKEFAGESDEFGIDGAASSSTTEEASGSALERARRTWSRIDPYVALAFAIAALLTMYYVYTNFTRLDEDAYILGYTTTDHVVGVILIALAIDTTRRAFGTSIAAVAVAAIAYAHSAVGSRLFGVFEHSGQSWEQIAENGAIGLSGVYDGTMMGIGSTWVAIFIMFAGIAKAFGLMEFVREVGTELGRSLRTGVVQIAVISSMIMGSITGSAAANTATTGSFTIPMIKDQGVDDDVAASIEAVASAGGQMLPPVMGVAAFLMADIIQVPYLDIVQAGVIPAALFYFSVCLAIHFTILKFGWISSDLSSFKWRLLLKGIHFAVPMGVLLYTLIYLRYTPLSSGMNTIFAIIGVMFVRNVVVGVVGVGSDEVTASIFGREIRGDDLLENLVATTKQTLDGFKQGGVDMAPLVGVLAAMGIIVELLEGSGLTARVATSIVGLGDVSLLGFGGGLFVVLFLAMIASILFGLGMPTPAAYILVAILVAKPITELGTPDIATHMFVFYFAMLSAITPPVAISVAIGARIADASFLQSCKQALRLGAPGFVIPYAFIANESLIYWSSETLLAFPVVLAGTVALIVAAVGFDGARDLSAPVRGLYVVAAMVAMFGSIAHAAVQVVAAAAIVATLLHARFVVGYDLPGDTGSDSGVDATLD
- a CDS encoding acyl-CoA dehydrogenase family protein codes for the protein MAFTLSDEHNAIREAVREFGENEMVPVAEEHDQEGKYPEELRKKAAEYDFVAPSIPLEYGGAGMDKIASTIVTEELWRADPGIGSAIGSAGFGANMIIEFGDEWMKEEWLPKIANGESASVSMISEPAHGSNVAGMETVAEKDGDEYVANGNKMWITNGTVADVGVLMAKTNPGEGHRGITAFLVDMGWDGIKTEKIDNKLGIRASDLAEVIIDDVRIPEENVIGEVDKGFYQLMEFFAAGRTNVAAQAVGAAQGALDAAIEYANEREQFDQKISEFQAIQHKIAEMATKVEAARSLTYRAASQVEKNNQDIAAQYSSMAKYFASEISVEVADEGIQVHGGSGYVTDYPAERYYRDARITKIYEGTSEIQKNIIADQIL
- a CDS encoding TAXI family TRAP transporter solute-binding subunit, which gives rise to MAKRDKSTDRRTTRRSILATAGVGSLAAIAGCIGGETSGGSNQNLETLSDITENTSVSPTPSGSGTAPALERALDHATDGYDRVSTSYGEQGNAINENQLNVGVGTLMNFSITPSWLQQTASTVDNLRVLDVTDETEQAWNDDDRLLIRPAETGQIDNVDAPDEVPAPTFAYNFVSRADLEYDTVYTFLETMYEQQQELAEYHGLLGTYEDDEFWVKNMYDGVPFHDAAADFYEEIGVWSDEFERAGGSTSGGATGDTDVRMRTSTSTTTAYAANQGMASAVNEGTDDLFVEAQTSQGTEANLGALDQEDAEMVYIQNWSAQQVQEDAGNYSELGFDMAQIVHFYDLPWFFIADGGN
- a CDS encoding long-chain fatty acid--CoA ligase, which encodes MTNLVTDVAETVEEQSDSAAIAYEGTELTYEEFWERAGQFAQALEDRGIGEGDRVGIYLPNLPQFVTAFYGTLRAGGIIVPMNPQYKAREISHMLGDSGAKAVVALADLVPNVLEVRDDTEVEQVISVGADVEGATEFDDFLADETKDIVDRADDDVAVQPYTSGTTGTPKGVLLTHHNIGWTTRANADVPPGGFQAADRLVGTLPLFHIYGMSVVMNGTMYSGGTYYPVSEWDAPTVMDLLEEERITIMFGVPAMFNDMINQPDAESYEFEALRFVNSGGSSLPIEVLERFEDLWGVELYEGYGLTETSPVTHANRGDARRKGSIGRPLEGVESKIVTEEFEEVPRVEEGPIDEEEADLHEITGELVIHGPNVMKEYYGLPEANEEAFTDEDGKRWFHTGDIGYWDEDDFFYVVDREKHMIVTGGYNVYPREVEELLFEHEDVADAAVVGVPDDRRGETVKAFVVPTPDAEATPEDITQYCLTNLAAYKHPREVEFVEELPRTTTGKVQKFELRDES